In the Octadecabacter sp. SW4 genome, one interval contains:
- a CDS encoding substrate-binding domain-containing protein, whose translation MSFAKITVSTLAIVTAGAASAREYVQIAGSSTVLPYASIVAEAFGENFDFPTPVVESGGSSAGLARFCEGVGENQIDIANASRAIREKEIVACAENGVTDIIEVRIGYDGIVFASDINGAAFEFSQSDWFRALSPMVLIDGAVVENPYTMWNEVNPDFPAQEITAFIPGTKHGTREVFEEKVLAVGCEETGAFDAMIAGGMSEDDAEDACIAVRTDGLSVDIDGDYTETLARISANPNGIGVFGLAFYENNTDKLQVATMAGVEPTVDSISTGEYPVSRPLYFYIKAAHIGVIPGLKEYAAFFVSDEIAGAWGPLAQYGLVSDPALAETQAMIEAEQTMGN comes from the coding sequence ATGTCATTCGCGAAAATCACCGTCTCTACACTTGCAATCGTTACGGCTGGCGCCGCCTCTGCCCGCGAGTATGTCCAGATCGCTGGATCATCGACCGTGCTGCCCTATGCCTCGATCGTGGCCGAAGCCTTTGGCGAAAACTTTGATTTCCCCACACCGGTCGTTGAATCGGGTGGATCGTCCGCTGGCCTTGCGCGGTTCTGCGAAGGCGTCGGTGAAAACCAGATCGACATTGCCAATGCCTCGCGCGCGATCCGCGAAAAGGAAATCGTCGCCTGTGCCGAAAACGGCGTAACCGACATCATCGAAGTGCGGATCGGCTATGACGGGATCGTCTTTGCCTCGGATATCAACGGTGCGGCATTCGAATTTAGCCAAAGCGATTGGTTCCGCGCCCTGTCACCGATGGTCCTGATCGATGGTGCCGTGGTCGAAAACCCCTATACCATGTGGAACGAAGTGAACCCTGATTTCCCCGCCCAAGAGATCACGGCCTTTATTCCCGGCACCAAACACGGCACCCGCGAAGTGTTCGAAGAAAAAGTGCTGGCCGTGGGCTGCGAGGAAACCGGCGCGTTTGACGCCATGATCGCGGGCGGCATGTCCGAGGATGACGCCGAGGATGCCTGCATCGCCGTGCGCACCGATGGTCTGTCCGTGGACATCGACGGGGATTACACCGAAACGCTGGCCCGCATCAGCGCAAACCCCAACGGGATCGGCGTGTTTGGTCTGGCGTTTTATGAAAACAACACCGACAAGCTGCAGGTTGCCACGATGGCGGGCGTCGAACCCACCGTGGACAGCATCTCGACCGGTGAATACCCGGTATCACGCCCGCTGTATTTCTACATCAAGGCGGCGCATATCGGCGTCATTCCCGGCCTCAAGGAATATGCGGCGTTCTTCGTCTCTGACGAAATCGCCGGGGCCTGGGGGCCGCTGGCGCAATATGGTCTGGTATCCGATCCGGCCCTTGCAGAAACGCAGGCTATGATCGAAGCTGAACAAACGATGGGCAACTAA
- a CDS encoding ATP-binding protein yields the protein MINAFVLPVIVINEGDRIAAMNHPAQAMLGTDCTGLHYITALRQPALLDAIEGVQRDGDARTTRYLGNSHGADTTFRVHVARAGSQVVLSFEDTTALEAAGQMRRDFVANVSHEMRTPLTAISGFIETLRGPARDDVGARDRFLGMMQQEAGRLQRLVDDLLSLARVEDSERDRPLGRVDLTDLCRRTVAEMAPHAQGSTLAFTAPDDDISVQGDADQLRQVLVNLIENALKYGGAQVDVTLHSPATEARLRGMGVRLEVRDDGAGIDSHHIARLTERFYRVDSHRARDVGGTGLGLAIVKHILNRHRGRLLIASEVGQGSVFTAILPV from the coding sequence ATGATTAACGCCTTCGTTCTGCCTGTTATCGTTATCAACGAAGGTGACCGTATCGCAGCGATGAATCACCCGGCACAGGCGATGCTGGGGACGGATTGCACGGGCCTGCATTACATCACGGCGCTGCGCCAGCCGGCACTGCTGGATGCAATCGAGGGGGTGCAGCGCGATGGCGATGCCCGCACGACCCGCTACCTTGGCAACAGCCACGGGGCAGACACCACCTTTCGCGTTCATGTGGCGCGCGCCGGCTCCCAGGTGGTCCTGAGCTTCGAGGATACCACCGCGCTAGAGGCCGCAGGTCAGATGCGGCGCGATTTCGTGGCCAATGTCAGTCACGAGATGCGCACGCCCCTGACCGCGATTTCGGGCTTTATCGAAACCCTGCGTGGCCCCGCCCGGGACGATGTTGGCGCGCGCGACCGCTTTCTTGGGATGATGCAACAAGAGGCCGGACGCCTGCAACGGCTGGTGGATGATCTGCTGTCGCTGGCCCGTGTTGAAGACAGTGAACGCGACCGCCCGCTGGGCCGTGTGGACCTGACCGATTTGTGCCGCCGCACCGTTGCGGAAATGGCGCCTCACGCGCAGGGCAGCACGCTGGCCTTTACGGCCCCTGATGACGACATCTCGGTGCAGGGGGACGCCGACCAGTTGCGCCAGGTGCTGGTCAACCTGATCGAGAACGCGCTGAAATATGGCGGCGCGCAGGTTGACGTCACCCTGCATTCCCCCGCCACCGAGGCGCGCTTGCGCGGTATGGGCGTGCGTTTGGAGGTGCGTGATGACGGCGCGGGGATCGACTCGCACCACATTGCCCGCCTGACCGAACGGTTTTACCGCGTCGATTCCCATCGCGCGCGCGATGTCGGTGGCACGGGGCTGGGGCTGGCGATTGTGAAACACATCCTGAACCGGCATCGCGGGCGGTTGCTGATCGCCAGCGAGGTCGGGCAGGGCAGCGTTTTTACAGCAATTTTGCCGGTCTGA
- a CDS encoding gamma carbonic anhydrase family protein, translating into MTLYALGDDAPQIDATTWIAPDANLIGKVTCAPDSSVWFGCTLRGDNEMITVGAGSNVQENSVLHTDMGFPLTIGAGCTIGHKATLHGCTIGDNSLIGMGAMVLNGAVIGKNCLIGAGALVTEGKVIPDGSLVLGAPGRVVRELDAAAINGLRDSALGYQENARRFCAGLRAL; encoded by the coding sequence ATGACACTCTATGCCCTTGGCGATGACGCCCCGCAAATTGACGCGACCACATGGATTGCGCCGGATGCCAATCTGATCGGCAAGGTCACCTGCGCGCCCGACAGTTCGGTCTGGTTTGGCTGCACCCTGCGCGGTGATAACGAAATGATCACGGTCGGCGCAGGTAGTAATGTGCAGGAAAACAGCGTGTTACACACCGATATGGGGTTCCCGTTGACCATCGGCGCGGGCTGCACGATTGGCCACAAGGCGACGCTTCACGGTTGCACAATTGGCGACAATTCCCTGATCGGCATGGGGGCGATGGTGCTGAACGGCGCGGTGATTGGCAAAAATTGCCTGATCGGGGCTGGCGCTCTTGTCACCGAGGGCAAGGTGATTCCCGATGGCAGTCTGGTGCTGGGCGCGCCGGGCCGTGTGGTGCGCGAGTTGGACGCCGCGGCGATCAACGGCCTGCGCGACTCCGCCCTTGGGTATCAGGAAAACGCGCGCCGGTTTTGCGCCGGTTTGCGCGCGCTTTAG
- the gmk gene encoding guanylate kinase: MKRRGLLIILSSPSGAGKSTMAKMLRRWDDTIAFSVSATTRPPRAGEKDGREYHFRTPEQFRDMVATGEMLEHAEVFGNLYGSPKAPVKANMGAGQDTLFDIDWQGGQQIRNSSLGNDVVSIFLLPPSMEALEKRLRDRGQDSDEVIINRMAQSLDEVSHWAEYDYVLVNDDVERCADDVRAILVAERLRRERQEGLNDFVRELQNEFEGRG, encoded by the coding sequence ATGAAAAGACGTGGCTTATTGATCATCCTTTCGTCGCCCTCGGGGGCAGGAAAATCGACGATGGCCAAGATGCTGCGCAGATGGGACGACACGATCGCGTTTTCGGTATCCGCCACGACCCGCCCGCCGCGCGCGGGCGAAAAGGACGGCCGCGAATACCATTTCCGCACCCCTGAACAATTCCGCGACATGGTTGCAACCGGCGAAATGCTGGAGCACGCCGAGGTGTTCGGCAATCTGTATGGCAGCCCCAAAGCACCGGTAAAGGCCAACATGGGCGCGGGGCAGGACACGCTGTTTGACATCGATTGGCAGGGCGGGCAGCAAATCCGCAACTCCTCGCTTGGTAATGATGTGGTATCGATCTTTCTTCTGCCCCCGTCGATGGAGGCCCTTGAAAAACGCCTGCGCGATCGCGGTCAGGATAGCGACGAGGTGATCATCAACCGCATGGCGCAAAGCCTGGACGAGGTCAGCCACTGGGCGGAATACGATTACGTGCTGGTCAATGATGACGTTGAACGCTGCGCTGATGATGTGCGCGCGATCCTTGTGGCTGAACGCCTGCGCCGCGAACGCCAGGAGGGGTTGAACGATTTTGTGCGCGAGCTGCAAAACGAATTCGAGGGGCGGGGATGA
- a CDS encoding YicC/YloC family endoribonuclease, whose product MINSMTAFASQQGTDGAVSWSAEVRGVNARGFDLRLRLPEGFAALETTLRKDIAARVARGNVTLNLRLTREDDANALQVDAAQLDRVLAALDQVQERAFDMGVTLGQPTAADVLAQRGVVTQARGEETDNTALIAVLSENLTRMLDDFTAMRAAEGAALKGIIIAQLDQIADLTEAAAKAAQDRRPEVQKNLTAALKRVMLDADDIDDARVAQELALLAVKADVTEEIDRLRSHVAAARDLVGAKGPSGRKLDFLAQEFNREANTLCSKAQSSALTAIGLDLKAVIDQMREQIQNVE is encoded by the coding sequence GTGATCAATTCAATGACCGCATTCGCCAGTCAACAGGGGACCGACGGGGCCGTCAGCTGGAGCGCCGAAGTGCGCGGCGTCAATGCCCGCGGCTTTGATCTGCGCCTGCGCCTGCCCGAAGGGTTTGCCGCGCTTGAAACGACCCTGCGCAAGGATATCGCGGCCCGTGTGGCCCGTGGCAATGTCACGTTGAACCTGCGTTTGACCCGCGAAGATGATGCAAATGCCCTGCAGGTCGACGCCGCCCAGCTTGACCGCGTATTGGCCGCACTTGATCAGGTGCAGGAACGTGCCTTTGACATGGGCGTGACCCTGGGCCAGCCCACGGCGGCGGATGTCTTGGCGCAGCGCGGTGTCGTGACCCAAGCGCGCGGCGAGGAAACAGATAACACGGCGTTGATCGCGGTGCTGAGCGAAAACCTGACCCGGATGCTGGATGATTTTACCGCGATGCGCGCCGCCGAAGGGGCCGCCTTGAAGGGCATCATCATCGCCCAGCTTGACCAGATCGCCGATCTGACCGAGGCCGCAGCCAAGGCCGCGCAGGATCGCCGCCCCGAGGTGCAAAAGAACCTGACTGCCGCCCTGAAACGGGTGATGCTGGACGCTGACGATATCGATGATGCCCGCGTGGCGCAGGAACTTGCGCTGCTCGCCGTCAAGGCGGATGTGACCGAAGAAATCGACCGGTTGCGCAGCCATGTGGCGGCGGCACGTGATCTGGTAGGCGCAAAAGGCCCGTCGGGGCGCAAGCTTGATTTTCTGGCACAGGAATTCAACCGCGAGGCCAACACCCTGTGTTCCAAGGCGCAGTCAAGTGCGCTGACGGCCATTGGTCTTGACCTGAAAGCGGTGATCGACCAGATGCGCGAACAAATCCAAAACGTGGAGTAA
- a CDS encoding PAS domain-containing protein — translation MLDLTTKNDSDDAGRACLNTIEDYWNALFRASHLPLRRDVDPVAIDHALPSTFLVQRVAPGVARLRVSGQRVNAWLGMDAQGMPLSTFFLPHARADLTRALEQMFMTPALVELPIASPRSIGRRLLRGRLLLLPLADDQGQVSRALGALWVQGDLGRGPRRFEIAAGARRFQPIDQRPQLAEVAGDAPRKRPATSQRPALKLVVDNDV, via the coding sequence ATGCTTGATCTGACCACCAAAAACGACAGCGACGACGCGGGTCGGGCCTGTCTGAACACGATCGAGGATTATTGGAACGCCCTGTTTCGCGCCAGCCACCTGCCGCTGCGGCGCGATGTGGACCCGGTGGCGATTGACCACGCCCTGCCATCGACGTTTCTGGTGCAGCGGGTGGCGCCGGGGGTTGCGCGGTTGCGCGTGTCGGGCCAGCGGGTCAATGCCTGGCTGGGGATGGATGCGCAGGGCATGCCGCTGTCAACATTCTTTCTGCCCCATGCGCGCGCCGATCTGACCCGCGCGCTGGAACAGATGTTCATGACCCCTGCCCTTGTGGAATTGCCAATCGCGTCTCCGCGCAGTATCGGGCGGCGGTTGTTGCGCGGGCGGCTGCTGTTGTTGCCACTGGCCGATGATCAGGGGCAGGTAAGCCGCGCACTGGGGGCGCTGTGGGTGCAGGGCGATCTGGGGCGTGGTCCGCGCCGCTTTGAAATCGCGGCGGGCGCGCGCCGGTTTCAACCCATTGACCAGCGCCCGCAACTGGCCGAGGTCGCCGGTGATGCACCACGCAAAAGGCCGGCCACATCGCAGCGGCCGGCCCTGAAACTGGTGGTCGATAACGACGTCTAG
- a CDS encoding class II 3-deoxy-7-phosphoheptulonate synthase, with the protein MAEWQKSDWRKKPRIQMPTYTDDAALKAVEAKLSSYPPLVFAGEARRLTAHLGEVSRGEAFLLQGGDCAESFSEFSADGIRDTFKVMLQMAMVLTYGAKVPVVKVGRMAGQFAKPRSADMEAKDGVELPSYRGDIINELAFTPEARIPNPDKMLQAYLQAAATLNLLRAFSTGGYADVHKVHAWTLGFTEADEAEKYREMANRISDTLDFMEAAGIRSEASHALETVEFYTSHEALLLEYEEALTRLDSTSGKWLAGSGHMVWIGDRTRQPDGAHVEFCAGVQNPIGLKCGPSMTTGHLKALMAKLNPQNEAGRLTLIARFGAGQVGEHLPRLVKAVQEEGANVVWTCDPMHGNTIKSSSGYKTRPFESVLREVREFFGVHNAEGTVPGGVHFEMTGADVTECTGGVRAVTDEDLSDRYHTACDPRLNASQSLELAFLVAEELSARRSAMAKAKAG; encoded by the coding sequence ATGGCGGAATGGCAGAAATCGGACTGGCGCAAAAAGCCCCGGATCCAGATGCCCACATACACGGATGATGCAGCACTGAAGGCTGTCGAGGCCAAGCTGTCGTCCTATCCGCCGCTGGTGTTCGCAGGCGAGGCGCGCCGCCTGACGGCACACCTTGGCGAGGTATCGCGCGGCGAGGCGTTCCTGCTGCAGGGCGGTGATTGCGCCGAAAGTTTTTCCGAATTCAGCGCTGACGGCATTCGCGACACCTTCAAGGTGATGCTGCAAATGGCGATGGTGCTGACCTATGGTGCCAAGGTGCCGGTGGTCAAGGTGGGCCGCATGGCGGGGCAGTTCGCCAAGCCGCGCAGCGCCGACATGGAAGCCAAGGATGGGGTGGAGTTGCCCAGCTACCGTGGCGACATCATCAACGAACTTGCCTTTACGCCCGAGGCGCGAATTCCCAATCCTGACAAGATGTTGCAGGCCTACCTTCAAGCGGCTGCAACCCTGAACCTGCTGCGCGCCTTTTCCACGGGCGGGTATGCGGATGTGCACAAGGTCCACGCCTGGACACTGGGGTTCACCGAGGCCGACGAGGCCGAGAAATACCGCGAGATGGCGAACCGGATCAGCGACACGCTTGATTTCATGGAAGCGGCGGGCATCCGGTCCGAGGCGTCCCATGCGCTGGAGACCGTCGAATTCTACACCAGCCATGAAGCGCTGCTGCTGGAATACGAGGAAGCGCTGACACGGCTTGATTCCACATCCGGCAAGTGGCTGGCCGGGTCGGGCCATATGGTCTGGATCGGCGATCGCACCCGCCAACCGGACGGCGCGCATGTGGAATTCTGTGCCGGTGTGCAGAACCCGATTGGTCTGAAATGCGGGCCAAGCATGACCACCGGCCACCTCAAGGCGCTGATGGCAAAACTGAACCCGCAAAACGAGGCGGGCCGGTTGACCCTGATCGCGCGCTTTGGGGCGGGGCAGGTGGGCGAACACCTGCCGCGTCTGGTCAAGGCCGTGCAGGAAGAAGGCGCCAACGTGGTTTGGACCTGCGATCCGATGCATGGCAACACGATCAAATCGTCGTCGGGATATAAAACCCGTCCGTTCGAGAGCGTGCTGCGTGAAGTGCGCGAATTCTTTGGCGTGCACAACGCCGAAGGCACCGTGCCCGGCGGCGTGCATTTCGAAATGACCGGCGCGGATGTGACAGAATGCACCGGCGGTGTGCGTGCAGTCACGGACGAAGATCTGTCAGATCGGTATCACACGGCCTGCGATCCACGTTTGAATGCCTCGCAGTCGCTTGAGCTGGCGTTCCTCGTGGCCGAAGAACTCTCGGCACGCCGCAGCGCGATGGCCAAGGCCAAAGCAGGCTAG
- a CDS encoding GlxA family transcriptional regulator, producing the protein MDIQQQIVEVDTAGKKPRRFVFVLLQDFTMLCFASALESLRIANRMSGQDLYSWTLIGEGGDTIICSNGTEFKLQADLGELNRDDTVMICGGIDVQSATTKKVLSWIRREARRGVVMGGLCTAAYSLAKAGLLDGKKATIHWENQDSFAEEFEDVTLTKSIFVVDGNRITTAGGTASIDLMLKIIADDHGEDLANAVADQLIYSSIRTDQDTQRLSIPTRIGVRHPKLSRVIQAMEQNIEEPISPSVLAKDVGMSTRQLERLFRRYLNRSPKRYYMELRLQKARNLLMQTDMSVINVALACGFASPSHFSKCYRAHYNTTPYRERGAQAARLSI; encoded by the coding sequence ATGGATATCCAGCAACAAATCGTCGAAGTCGATACCGCCGGGAAAAAACCGCGCCGGTTTGTGTTTGTCCTGTTGCAGGACTTTACGATGCTGTGCTTTGCCAGCGCCCTTGAAAGCCTGCGCATCGCCAACCGCATGTCGGGCCAGGATCTATATAGCTGGACGCTGATCGGCGAAGGCGGCGATACGATCATCTGTTCCAACGGCACCGAATTCAAACTGCAGGCCGACCTTGGGGAATTGAACCGCGACGACACGGTAATGATCTGCGGCGGCATCGACGTGCAATCAGCTACCACCAAAAAAGTCCTGAGCTGGATCCGGCGCGAGGCGCGGCGCGGCGTTGTCATGGGCGGGCTGTGCACCGCTGCCTATTCTCTGGCCAAGGCGGGGCTGCTGGACGGGAAAAAGGCCACGATCCACTGGGAAAATCAGGACAGTTTCGCCGAAGAATTCGAGGACGTGACCCTGACCAAATCCATCTTCGTGGTGGATGGCAACCGGATCACGACGGCGGGTGGCACCGCGTCCATTGATTTGATGCTGAAAATCATCGCCGATGATCACGGCGAGGATCTGGCCAATGCCGTGGCCGATCAGCTGATCTATTCCAGCATCCGCACCGATCAGGACACCCAGCGCCTGTCGATCCCGACCCGTATCGGCGTGCGCCACCCGAAACTGTCGCGCGTCATTCAGGCGATGGAACAAAACATCGAGGAACCGATCAGCCCTTCGGTGCTGGCCAAGGACGTGGGCATGTCCACGCGCCAGTTGGAGCGGCTGTTCCGGCGCTACCTCAACCGCTCGCCGAAGCGCTACTACATGGAACTGCGGCTACAAAAAGCGCGCAACCTGCTGATGCAGACGGATATGAGCGTGATCAACGTGGCACTGGCCTGCGGCTTTGCCTCGCCCTCGCATTTTTCAAAATGCTACCGCGCGCATTACAACACCACCCCTTACCGCGAACGTGGCGCGCAGGCTGCGCGGCTCTCAATCTAG
- a CDS encoding ABC transporter substrate-binding protein, whose translation MKKLLLATAATALVTGTAFAGSHSEEVKIGIILGFTGPLESITPAMGAGAELAIAEVNEAGTLLGGATVTPVRADSTCIDAAAATAAAERLVTSDNVNAIMGADCSGVTGAILQNVARPNGVVMISPSATSPGLSTAEDDGLFFRTAPSDARQGVVMTQILMDRGISEVALTYTNNDYGKGLADSFEAAFTEAGGTVTINAAHEDGKADYSAEVGALASAGGEVLVVAGYTDQGGKGIIQSSLDTGAFDTFVLPDGMVGQQLVDDIGSALDGSFGQFPGTDSNGAEIFLGLAEAAGFDGTGAFSPESYDAAALIMLSMAAAGSSASADFKDEVMNVANAPGEEIFPGELAKAIEILAGGGEIDYVGATAVELIGAGESAGNYREIEIGDGAINTVRFR comes from the coding sequence ATGAAAAAACTGCTGCTGGCCACTGCGGCCACCGCACTTGTGACAGGCACGGCCTTCGCCGGAAGTCACAGCGAAGAAGTCAAAATCGGCATCATCCTCGGCTTTACCGGCCCGCTGGAATCGATCACGCCCGCAATGGGTGCTGGCGCTGAACTTGCGATCGCCGAAGTCAACGAAGCGGGCACATTGCTGGGCGGCGCAACCGTCACGCCCGTGCGCGCTGACAGCACATGTATTGACGCGGCTGCGGCCACGGCTGCGGCCGAACGTCTGGTCACATCCGACAACGTCAACGCCATCATGGGCGCCGACTGTTCCGGTGTGACAGGCGCGATCCTGCAAAACGTGGCGCGCCCCAATGGTGTTGTGATGATTTCGCCTTCCGCCACATCGCCCGGCCTGTCGACCGCCGAAGATGACGGTCTGTTCTTCCGCACCGCGCCCTCTGATGCCCGTCAGGGTGTCGTGATGACGCAAATCCTGATGGATCGCGGCATTTCCGAAGTCGCGCTGACCTACACCAACAACGACTATGGCAAGGGTCTGGCCGACAGCTTTGAGGCGGCCTTTACCGAAGCGGGCGGCACCGTGACGATCAACGCCGCCCACGAAGACGGCAAGGCCGACTATTCGGCTGAAGTCGGCGCGCTGGCCTCGGCTGGTGGTGAAGTGCTGGTCGTGGCCGGATACACCGATCAGGGCGGCAAGGGCATCATCCAGTCCTCGCTCGATACCGGCGCGTTCGACACGTTCGTTCTGCCCGACGGCATGGTTGGCCAGCAGCTGGTTGACGATATCGGTTCGGCGCTGGACGGCTCGTTCGGGCAGTTCCCGGGCACTGACAGCAACGGCGCGGAAATCTTCCTGGGTCTGGCCGAAGCCGCCGGTTTCGACGGCACCGGCGCGTTTTCACCCGAAAGCTATGACGCAGCGGCGCTGATCATGCTGTCAATGGCAGCGGCTGGCTCGTCTGCCTCGGCTGACTTCAAGGATGAGGTGATGAACGTGGCCAACGCACCGGGCGAAGAAATTTTCCCCGGCGAGCTGGCCAAGGCGATCGAAATCCTCGCCGGTGGAGGCGAAATTGACTATGTCGGCGCCACGGCTGTGGAACTGATCGGTGCTGGCGAAAGTGCCGGCAACTACCGCGAGATCGAAATCGGCGACGGTGCGATCAACACGGTGCGTTTCCGCTAG
- a CDS encoding ABC transporter ATP-binding protein: MIVVEDLHKHFGGFHAVDGASLTIQPNSITGLIGPNGAGKTTLFNVIAGVLNPTSGRVTMDGEDITGLPPHTLFHKGLLRTFQIAHEFSSMTCRENLMMVPGGQAGETLWNTWFGRKRIADEERALAARADEVLEFLTIEHLSDHKAGQVSGGQKKLLELGRTMMVDAKIVFLDEVGAGVNRTLLNTIGDAIIRLNKERGYTFVVIEHDMDFIGRLCDPVICMAEGRVLAEGTLDEIKANEQVIEAYLGTGLKNKDQVAAV, encoded by the coding sequence ATGATTGTCGTCGAGGATCTGCACAAACATTTTGGCGGCTTCCACGCTGTTGATGGCGCAAGCCTGACCATCCAGCCCAATTCGATTACCGGATTGATTGGCCCGAACGGCGCCGGAAAAACAACCCTTTTCAATGTGATCGCGGGCGTTCTTAATCCAACGTCGGGCCGTGTCACGATGGATGGCGAAGATATCACCGGCCTGCCGCCGCACACGCTGTTTCACAAGGGGCTGCTGCGCACCTTTCAGATCGCGCACGAGTTTTCCTCGATGACCTGCCGCGAGAACCTGATGATGGTGCCGGGCGGGCAAGCGGGCGAAACGCTCTGGAATACATGGTTCGGGCGCAAGCGGATCGCCGACGAGGAACGTGCCCTTGCGGCCCGCGCCGACGAGGTGCTGGAATTCCTCACCATCGAGCATCTGTCCGATCACAAGGCCGGGCAAGTGTCCGGCGGGCAGAAAAAGCTGCTTGAACTGGGCCGCACCATGATGGTCGACGCCAAGATCGTGTTCCTCGACGAAGTCGGCGCGGGCGTGAACCGCACCCTGCTCAACACGATTGGTGATGCGATCATCCGCCTCAACAAGGAACGCGGCTATACATTCGTCGTGATCGAACACGACATGGATTTCATCGGCCGCCTCTGCGATCCGGTGATCTGTATGGCCGAGGGCCGCGTGCTGGCCGAAGGCACGCTTGACGAAATCAAGGCCAACGAACAGGTGATCGAGGCCTATCTTGGCACCGGGCTGAAAAACAAGGATCAGGTGGCAGCGGTATGA
- a CDS encoding ABC transporter ATP-binding protein, with protein MSDNPYHDARGNKDASIAKQGPRSTAEGSDRMGRATPAAGGPFLIGDSMTGGYGKGPDILHDCTIAVEKGEIAVIVGPNGAGKSTAMKAVFGMLNMRGGSVRLDGEDITSLSPQDRVVKGMGFVPQTSNIFTSLTVEENLEMGAFIRRDDFRDTMTQIYDLFPILKEKRHQAAGELSGGQRQQVAVGRALMTQPKVLMLDEPTAGVSPIVMDELFDRIIEVARTGIPILMVEQNARQALEIADQGYVLVQGRNGHTGTGKELLADPEVRASFLGG; from the coding sequence ATGAGCGACAACCCCTATCACGACGCGCGTGGCAACAAGGATGCCAGCATCGCCAAACAGGGCCCGCGTAGCACCGCGGAAGGCAGTGATCGCATGGGGCGCGCCACGCCCGCCGCCGGTGGCCCCTTCCTGATCGGTGACAGCATGACGGGAGGCTACGGCAAAGGCCCCGATATCTTGCACGACTGCACGATTGCTGTGGAAAAGGGCGAAATTGCCGTGATCGTCGGCCCCAATGGCGCAGGCAAATCCACCGCCATGAAGGCCGTGTTCGGGATGTTGAACATGCGCGGCGGGTCGGTGCGCCTGGACGGCGAAGACATCACATCGCTGTCGCCGCAGGACCGGGTGGTCAAGGGCATGGGGTTTGTGCCGCAGACCTCCAATATTTTCACCTCCCTGACCGTCGAGGAAAATCTGGAAATGGGCGCCTTTATCCGGCGCGACGATTTCCGCGACACCATGACGCAAATCTATGACCTGTTTCCGATCCTCAAGGAAAAGCGCCATCAGGCGGCAGGTGAACTGTCGGGCGGGCAACGCCAGCAGGTTGCCGTGGGGCGCGCGCTGATGACCCAGCCCAAGGTGCTGATGCTGGACGAGCCCACCGCCGGCGTGTCCCCCATCGTCATGGATGAATTGTTTGATCGCATCATCGAGGTCGCCCGCACCGGCATCCCGATCCTGATGGTTGAACAGAACGCGCGTCAGGCGCTGGAAATCGCCGATCAGGGCTATGTTCTGGTGCAGGGACGCAACGGCCACACAGGCACCGGCAAGGAGCTGCTTGCGGATCCCGAAGTGCGCGCGAGTTTCCTGGGAGGATGA